Proteins encoded together in one Oncorhynchus masou masou isolate Uvic2021 chromosome 3, UVic_Omas_1.1, whole genome shotgun sequence window:
- the LOC135512301 gene encoding LOW QUALITY PROTEIN: aquaporin FA-CHIP-like (The sequence of the model RefSeq protein was modified relative to this genomic sequence to represent the inferred CDS: inserted 1 base in 1 codon), giving the protein MREFKSKAFWRAVLAELVGMTMFIFLSISAAIGNSNNTAPDQEVKVSLTFGLAIATLAQSLGHISGAHLNPAVTLGMLASCQISVFKGMMYIVAQMLGSTLASAIVYGTRPEANTALGVNALNGVSASQGVGIELLATFQLVLCVIAVTDRRRRDVTGSXPLAIGLSVALGHLAAISYTGCGINPARSFGPALIMNDYTNHWVYWVGPMSGGVAAALVYDFLLYPKSEDFPERMKVLVSGPVGDYNVNGEETAAVEMK; this is encoded by the exons ATGAGAGAGTTCAAGAGCAAGGCATTCTGGAGGGCTGTACTAGCCGAGCTTGTTGGGATGACCATGTTCATATTTCTCAGCATCTCAGCTGCTATTGGGAACTCAAACAACACAGCTCCTGACCAGGAGGTGAAGGTTTCTCTGACCTTTGGTCTGGCCATCGCCACGCTGGCCCAGAGTTTGGGCCACATCAGTGGAGCCCACCTGAACCCAGCTGTGACACTGGGCATGCTGGCCAGCTGCCAGATCAGCGTGTTCAAGGGGATGATGTACATAGTGGCTCAGATGCTGGGCTCTACTCTGGCCAGTGCTATTGTCTATGGAACCCGGCCAGAGGCAAATACTGCACTGGGGGTCAATGCT CTAAATGGTGTCAGTGCCAGCCAAGGCGTTGGCATCGAGCTCCTGGCTACCTTCCAGCTGGTCCTGTGTGTCATAGCAGTAACTGATAGAAGGCGGCGTGATGTCACCGGCT GCCCCCTGGCCATCGGGCTCTCTGTCGCTCTGGGACACTTGGCAGCC ATCAGCTACACAGGCTGTGGTATCAACCCGGCTCGATCCTTTGGACCAGCTTTGATCATGAATGATTATACAAATCACTGG GTGTACTGGGTGGGGCCAATGAGTGGAGGTGTGGCAGCTGCTCTGGTCTATGACTTCCTACTGTACCCCAAATCTGAGGACTTCCCTGAACGTATGAAGGTCCTTGTTAGTGGCCCGGTGGGAGACTATAATGTTAATGGAGAGGAGACTGCAGCTGtggaaatgaaatga
- the LOC135512296 gene encoding aquaporin-1-like yields the protein MEELRNWAFWRAVLAELIGMILFIFIGISSAIGNKHNSMPDQEVKVALAFGLAIATLAQSLGHISGAHLNPAITLGLLVSCQISVFKAVFYILAQMLGAVVASAIVYGVKPTNIDALGVNHLNKISVGQGFVIELLTTFQLVLCVIAVTDKRRGDVTGSAPLAIGLSVGLGHLAAISFTGCGINPARSFGPAVISKHFGDHWVYWLGPMCGGVAAALIYDFLLYPRSDDFSQRWSVLVSGPDSENDAPNCA from the exons ATGGAAGAACTCAGAAATTGGGCGTTTTGGCGGGCTGTTCTAGCAGAGTTGATTGGTATGATCCTCTTTATATTCATCGGTATATCTTCTGCTATCGGGAATAAACATAACTCCATGCCTGACCAGGAGGTTAAAGTAGCGTTAGCCTTTGGTCTGGCCATCGCCACGCTGGCCCAGAGTTTGGGCCACATCAGTGGAGCCCACCTGAACCCAGCCATCACCCTAGGTCTGCTGGTCAGCTGCCAGATCAGTGTGTTCAAGGCAGTGTTCTACATCCTGGCTCAGATGCTGGGAGCTGTAGTAGCTAGTGCCATAGTGTATGGAGTCAAGCCGACAAACATTGATGCACTGGGAGTTAATCAC CTGAATAAAATAAGTGTAGGACAAGGGTTTGTCATCGAGCTCCTGACCACCTTCCAGCTGGTCCTATGTGTCATAGCAGTGACTGATAAAAGGCGTGGGGATGTCACCGGTTCTGCCCCTCTAGCCATCGGGCTCTCTGTTGGCCTGGGACATCTTGCAGCA ATCAGTTTCACTGGATGTGGCATTAATCCTGCTCGCTCATTTGGGCCAGCTGTAATCTCCAAACACTTTGGTGACCATTGG GTGTACTGGCTGGGGCCGATGTGTGGAGGTGTAGCAGCAGCCCTTATCTATGACTTCCTCCTCTATCCTAGAAGTGATGATTTCAGTCAGCGGTGGAGTGTTCTGGTCAGTGGGCCAGACAGTGAGAATGATGCCCCAAATTGTGCTTAA